The window CTTGCTCTGTCCTGAGTTTTCCTCGCTGACGGGGGAAATGATGTCAAACTGGATTGGTGTTTCCGGGGCAACCAGCGCGTCCAATGAGAGCACAGAAAGCGCAGGCGATGGCTCGGACCCCACGGAGCTAATACTGCTCGCTCTGCCCGCACGCCCTTTACTGAAATGAGAGAAATATTGTATAAATGGAGGTCTGACTCGTCAAGTTGAGAAATCTGATTGGCCACCAGGGGTCCATCTCCATTACATCTGGCAGCTGATTGGTTATGACGTTGTCGATAACCCCTCGTCAGTGTCAGTACTACCTGCCGGGTCTCATGCTCTCGTGTCTCTGCTGGAAGGACGGTGATGGCGTCACAGCTTCGATAGCTGATTGGTTCACTCTGGCCGCAAGCTCCTGTCAATAGGAAGGAAGTACTGTCAGTGTCAACCAATGGGAAAACAATATGAAAGCACACATCCAAAATGttttcctgctctttctcctcttgttGCCTGTCAGCTTTCTAATAAAAGCATACAATGCCAAAAACCacttttaaaaagctgttatccatatgttttccttttgtcttcctgtttacactgtgaCTGGacatgtgttttttcatgttgctACTTGACCACCTTGTGCCTTTTTGCAAATATCTGACCACTGATCACAATATGACAGACAGTGCTACCGACTGCCACAGCTGGAAGAAAGTAAGAGACTGTCTCTCATCGTACAGGTGCTAATACGATCAGTTCACCTGCACAGCGTCGTCACCAGCTTGTCATGTCATTATAATAGTTATGATGTGGTAGCGTCAGGCTGTATGACCTCCACACTAATGTTTTAACAACTGGGGGAAACAGACTGACGTTCCaactcaaatcaaatcagagaTATGGGTGTGTGACTCATGGATCTGAAACCAGGATAAACTACACCTAAAAGTATCTGCCAAAGTTTCCTCTTTGATCTGTGACAAGAAAGTTAATGAGGGAAGAAGAAGGACACGCACCTCTGCGTTCTCGCTCAGGTAGATCCTCTTGGAGATGTTGTTTATGGTGGAGATCCACTGGTggataaacaaacagcaggaagaTGGtgtgagaaaacaacagaacagcTGACAGGCAAGgtcacatgacaaaaaaaagcaatttaccTCCTCGCAGTCCTTCCTGCTCTCCGCCTGCAGCGTCACCACTCTGACGGAGCACAAAACGAGAGAAGGTGGCATTAACCCTGAAAGTGTCAGACTGGCGAGAACATCTGAGAAGAGTTACAGTGTCGTCATGAGAGAAGAAAGTAAAGTAACGGGGGCTCTCTCACTTCTTGCCGTCGAAGGATGTGACCTGGAAGCAGAAGCGGCGGTCGTCACTGTCGACCGCCATGACGGAGCAGTTGTCGAGGTCTGTGACCAGCCCGCCGGCCACCTCGCCGCGGCCCTGCTGCATCAGGTTACCACCCTGCGTGAAGAAGTACTGACGCTCCCAGGAGGTCGACACCAGACCCGTCttactgagagacagacagaggggctACTTTTACAGACCAAACCTCAcaattaaagttttatattcattaaaggagaattatgttttgttttgtttttacaactgTACTTTAATAGCTCAGAAATGTGACTTGTCAAGAAACATGATCAGCCAGATGATCAGACACGttggagacaaacaaacagtttatcTAGACGATCTAAATCACTTTATTTGGAGGTCAAACTGAAACAGACCACACCTGAGATGTTGTGATAATCCCTCACTGCACAGGAAAACTGAATGAACACAACTACAGGAAGTAAGGAGGGTCAAACTGAATCTGTGATAGATGTTTACAACAGACGGTTTAGGTATTCATTTTACTGTCTTGCCTTCATGTTCTCTTCCAAACAAGTAACTGctaaaatgatggaaaaaaccAATAAGACTTAAAGTGGAATAAACCTTTACAGCTCCTGTGTGCATGAAGCTCAAAGTGTCTTTAATgtgaacaataaataaaaatattaaaatgtgtgtgtgtgtgtttgtgtcttacTTGCGGATGTACAGGTATCCCTGTTTCCTGGTCAGGTTGCGACAGACAGGTGAGTGGGCGGGGTCAGGGTCACACGGTGCATACAGCGAGTCACATGATATCTCCATCTGCTGGATGGTCTGCTGCATCtgccccacctcctcctccatctcccgacggacactaaacacacacacagacactagaTTCACATTTGCTGCTTCATATTACTCTCATGTTTCCATCCATCTGCAGCTTCTTCAACACCACCTGCACTTTAAAACTTAGTTATATtcaaaaaaacactgcatttaaGACTTTGAATGTAGAATagtaaaaaggagaaaacatcTGAGTCACTTTGGGAGGAAGGGGGCGGGTGTAAGGTCCTTACTTCTGGACGCTGGTTCCTATGGTTCCCAGGAAGTCCTCCCACTGCTGGGTAAGATTTTCTGACCCCAGCTTAAAGAAACTGATCTGCACAGAGCGAACACAGATATAAAGATACAGACACATCAGCAGGTTCCACTTCAACATCACAGCAGtctcatgtttctctctgttaaCAGTGACATCTAGTTCTTGTTGCTGTCACAGTGATGCACATGAAAGCTcactgctatgtgtgtgtgtgtgtgtgtgtgtgtgtgtgtgtgtgtgtgtgtgtgtgtgtgtgtacctgggcCTGCATGTAGCCCAGCAGTGGCTCCAGCAGAGCTGTTTTCTTCTTGTACTGTAGCGTGTTAAGTGAGCAGAAGTAGTGCATCATGGTCTGGTGCTGTTTCTTGCGAGAGGTGTAGACGTCCTCCACTGCCTCCGCCCGCAGCTGCAACACACAACACTCTGCTCAGTATTACAATTCAAGGTTATATCTTCTAGTCAaagatattatattattatatatagatattattACTGATAATCGTATTGTGATATGTTCATATTAGCATATAACTGGTTTGAGAAGCTTGAACCTTGTAGGAGAGCTTTAAAAacactcctctgctgcagctgcatccCCACACAACAACCACTTCACTGACGTATGACAAAAAATACAACCGAGCAATGGTTCCACTCTGACGAGATGGGACAACTCAAAGGGTTACTCCTAATGAAGAATTTCTAAGAAATCAACTGAAATGGCTGCCTGGAGGGAAATCAATCTGATTGATCTAAAAACTGTgcattaaacaataaaaatatacaattaGACGTTAATGGGTTAAAACGCTCAAAACCAGACTGGACAATGCAGAAGTTACGTCCATATCTTTCTAATTATTTCTGCAGAAAGTGCCTAATGTAATTTGTTTCAAATTATAGAAAAAACGGAGACCGTGCTCAATTGCTACATTTCAGATTATTGTAATCCAAGTAACTGCTAATAACAAGAGCCTCACTGTGCACAGCAGGTCAGCTGAACAAGAAGACGTGAGATTTGTGTACAAGCAACTGAATGGATGCTTCATCAAGAAAGCATTACCTCAgagtttagcatcaaactgTGGTATTAAAGCACTGAATAATAAACCTGATGAGGAGCGTTACTGTCACTAATGTGGTTACCTTGTCGTTGTCCCTCTTCTTGGACAGGCGGCTGTATCGATTAATGGCTGTGTCATGAtctgcacacagacagtcaAACAGGCAGGTGAGATGGTTCAGGTgaagaaacatattttcttttttagcagTAACAAGttagagaggaagacaaagcaGTAATGAGTACAACAATATTCTGCCTGTAACCCTTAAAAACAAGGGGAAATCTTCATTTAAGTTCAGATAAACCTCAGTAACAAAGCGATTCTGACTGAACGTGGAAGCAGTTTGAAGCCACGAGAGTCAGACTGACAAAAAGATTAAATGTGACTCTACATTGTGACGTGTCGAGCGAACTGTGACTGAGAGATAGTGGCTAAAAATTCTCATATCATCTTCATTCAAATTAGGACAGACAAAACTCCATACTCATGGATTAAcagtaatgaaaatatgttCAAGACAAATGTTAATCAATGAACTGCTTTAAGTAAATTATTAcataaaaattccaaacatTTGAGAACCAATGTGAGATTTTGCAGATCTTTTCCCAGATTACTACAAACTAAACAGCTTTTAATAATAGGAAATGCAGCGATATTCAGCCTCCAAAGTCCTTAACTGCCTGAATCTAGTCAAAAAAATTCTGTCCTCTGgtttttatggaaaaaaaactctacCAGACATACAAGCAGATGTCAGGCGGACATATTAGAATATGCACACCAAAGCTTCAAGCAAAGCTGAGATGGATATTCAGACAGGTCATAATTGTAGTAGAAAAACATAACACTAGCCAGCATCTGTTAGCAACAGTAGCTAACGGACAGGGGGCACAGAATCGTTCAATTAGAAGATGCTAAGGAACTTGTGATGAACATTTATTCCAAAGAAAGAAACTGATAAACTGATATAGAAAATGAATTGCAGCCCCTAACCAGCGGTGCAAACTTACCATCACTGGCTATCTGGAAGACTTCCTTCAGAGTGAGGATCtctggagagaaacaaaaagaactGCAAGTTAGAATGCAAGGGATATTTTTACCTTTCCTGTTTATGTGAGCACCACATACTGGTACAAGTGTACTTTTTGTCTggaaatccctgcagccaggttccaaaATCTATTGGAAAATCTTGTTGAATCACATGTTCAACTATCACATTTGACGGTTAGCTGTCCACGTAGCCCTTGTCCATgtagttctttttttgtttgtgtgcggtTTCCTACCCTTCAGCTCTCTTTCTTTAAACTGAGTGATGGGAAACATCATGGCGTCTGCAAGTTGGGTGGACAAGACAGCATGACAGGAACTCAactagaaagacagagagagagagagagagagagagaaaccagtGGAACCACCACAGTTTAAAGATGAACACAGCGTCTTATTCTCCATCTCACAGATATTCACAGTAAATCGAATCTGATGTCATATCATATCAGATAAAAACTTCTTGTGCAGCACATCCAGAAGGATAAAACAAACTTGTCAGACGAAATATCGAgctctggtgtgtttgtgttctctctCACCTCATCAATGACTTTTGCAAACTGCTGCAGAGTGGAGCTCATCACCTCATCATCGCCACCCAGAGGAAAACGCTAAAGACAACAGAAGCAACGACATGGAGGAATGGATTAGAACGATTCCCGGAATGGAAACTGCATCAAATGCACAGCATATGAATCTGTCAGTTCCTGGGAGCAAAACACCTcatcatcaaaaaataaatgttagttaAATGTTGACCTGTAGTTGTCTCTAAtggaaaggtcaggggtcatgacatatttacaaaaatgtcaagaGGTCTTGTTTTGGACTAAAGTGTTTGGACAGGCAGATGGGACAAAATGCTCCTAGCTGCTAGCTGTAAAAATCAACAGTGTAAAACATAACCAGAACTGTAGATAAGACATAAGTGTGTGAAGTAAGCGTCAAAGCCAGTGGCTAGTATTATAAGGCTAATGGCTAGCGTTAAAAGGCTAGTgtttagcattttaacatttgtgGCTTCTGTTTCAGGGATGGTGCTAGTGTGATATGTCTGCTAGCTAATGTTATAAAGCCAGTGGCTACTTTATAAGGTTTTGGCTAATTATAAGACTGATAGGTGGTGTGATAAGGTTCATAGTATTAGAAATTTGGGGCTGGTGTTATAAAACTGTGGTTAATGGCCTCTGGCTAGGGACGTGAGGCTAACGGCTAGGGTCATAAGCCTGATGGATAGTGTTGAAAGGCCAGTGTAAGGCTCATTTCTAGTGTGTCTTCGGGGTGGTGGCTGGTATGAAGTGGCCCACCTGTTTGTCGTACTCTTTCAGCAGCCTGGAGGTCAGGTGTGTTGCAGCACTGAGCTCATtctgaaaaatcaaaacaaaacagcagaaacagcacTGAGCAGCTGGAGACACATTATTTAATCAGCAGCCACGTATTAATGTTGCTGTATGTTCTGGCCTGCACCTGCAACGCCAGTGGCAGTATAACTGTCAatcgtgtgtgagtgtgtacctGTGCATCATAAATCCTATGCATGGCCTGATAGAGCTGTGTACAGTAGTTGGAGATGGCTGCAGTGTCCTCCTCAAACACTCCCAGCAGAGAGCGGGTctgtacacaaaacacacaatagaAGTGGTGAATAACAGTGTTAGTTATGGCCCCAAATGATCCCTTGTGTGGCTGCCAAAAACCAAACCCATGTCTATCTATGTAAATCCACACCTGCGATCTGTCCCTACAGTACAGTACTGTTATCAAGGTGTGTCCCAACAGCATTTTTTAGCCTTTAGCCAGCCAGCAAGCTCATCTGTCATTGTCTATCTCAACTAATGTCATTGtgagagataaaaataaatagttgtatgtaaaagtaacaaaaaaaattgcatcCAACTGTACGACTGAATTTTTGACATGTGTCTACCAATTTATAAATGGTCAAGCGGCACCAGGATTTATAATAATTACATATGCTTTACACTACTGCAGCTTGTATCACAAAGACAAATTAGTGTAGGTAACTCACATTCTTTTAGTCTGGTtaaattgtatatattttacCATGCTGGAAATCACATTTTGAAGCTGCCATGATCAACTTTCCCTCAATGTTTCCTCAAATTACTCCTGTCAGTCTCACAGTTCTGATGATGTTACATGTAGTTTCAAAGTACGGCTGTTTTACTTGAGTGGTCACAGCTAGATAAGAAAACTCAGAATTAACTAAGCTTGTTAACCTTTTTCATCCAGATTCACCAACATAAAATCCTCACATATGACACACTGAAAGGGAATGTTTGACccttttgcttgaaaaatagccaaaaaaattcaatcacttaaaattaaaattatttctgATAAATCTTCTGGCAATCTTCTAATCTAATACTTGACAAATCATTACCCATATAATACAAGTCCCTGAAGTGCCTGATAAAACTCATGGCACATTAACTGAACtaaaacatccaaacatcctacagtatatttacagaCTGAACCTGTCAGGTGTATCACACTCTGGCCACACCCtgatcagtgatgtcacagcaggtgttcTGTCATGGATTTGCTGCACTAATTGTGGTGTGTCTCAAGTCATCTGGATCAGTGcatcaccagcagctgcagttgcagcagcagcagcagcagcagcagcttcttgcGGCTCTGTGTGACATACTAACAATAACAGACAGCAGCAGGGTGACACTGCTGTTTGGCCAAGGAATAAACAGTTATCACTGGAAAGAGTGGAAACACTTTAGCTTAAAGGCTAAGGAAGTAGCTAAATACACATTTAACGAGCTCATTTCAGT is drawn from Seriola aureovittata isolate HTS-2021-v1 ecotype China chromosome 2, ASM2101889v1, whole genome shotgun sequence and contains these coding sequences:
- the appl1 gene encoding DCC-interacting protein 13-alpha, which translates into the protein MPGIEKLPIEETLEDSPQTRSLLGVFEEDTAAISNYCTQLYQAMHRIYDAQNELSAATHLTSRLLKEYDKQRFPLGGDDEVMSSTLQQFAKVIDELSSCHAVLSTQLADAMMFPITQFKERELKEILTLKEVFQIASDDHDTAINRYSRLSKKRDNDKLRAEAVEDVYTSRKKQHQTMMHYFCSLNTLQYKKKTALLEPLLGYMQAQISFFKLGSENLTQQWEDFLGTIGTSVQNVRREMEEEVGQMQQTIQQMEISCDSLYAPCDPDPAHSPVCRNLTRKQGYLYIRNKTGLVSTSWERQYFFTQGGNLMQQGRGEVAGGLVTDLDNCSVMAVDSDDRRFCFQVTSFDGKKVVTLQAESRKDCEEWISTINNISKRIYLSENAEELAARVNQSAIEAVTPSPSFQQRHESMRPGSKGRAGRASSISSVGSEPSPALSVLSLDALVAPETPIQFDIISPVSEENSGQSKTAAQSGRRSNPFGETGDTTTEDSEDSILHQLFIVRFLGSMEVRSAESADVISETMRQILAARAIHNIFRMTESHLLVTCDCLKLIDPQTQVTRLRFPLSSVVQCSSHQDNKRLFGFVLQSASGRGDSRAVCYIFESNNDGEKICDSIGLAKQIAFHSEMDRKAVEKRKEQDKAKEKQQEELSKQRQIEKDLEEQSRLIAASSRPANPPAPDGQFLVLSNSQSEDSDAGEEGKKRGESEA